One window of the Populus nigra chromosome 4, ddPopNigr1.1, whole genome shotgun sequence genome contains the following:
- the LOC133691313 gene encoding disease resistance protein RUN1-like encodes MASSNSNSTSSKWHYDVFLSFRGADTRSGFTDHLYSALSREGIHTFRDANEIDIGEEIGPECLQGIENSRFSIVILSKGYASSPWCLDELVHILRCRKEGHGVWPVFYDIDPSDVEEQTGSFEEAFAEHEKSFKDDMDKVEKWRDALREVAYLKGLDLRKHLDGHEAENIDHIVKEISVILDRTILRVAIHPVGLDSRAKEVISLLDDESIDVRIVGIIGMGGIGKTTLAKEVYNLVFKRFEGSCFLENVRQQIISNGIAYLQRQLLSDILKRKHEKIYNVDRGSKVIKERLRCKRVFIVLDDIEDKQEELDKILGNLDWLYPGSRVIITTRIKNLLQPSKLYRQYEVKELNGSDSLQLLSLHAFNKRCPDESYMDSASRIVSYAGGNPLALTVLGSDLCGQNIDVWNSRLEKLKMISPKGTHSILKISYDSLDAAEKSIFLDIACFFIGYKKDYVMSILDGCGFFPIDGINTLTRRCLVKVGANNKFLMHDLLRDMGREIVLQESFRDPGERSRLWDKEDVIDLLTDRTGTKAVEGLVLSLQGSKSSFHTKAFKKMKRLRLLQLNFICLTGNYEHISNKLRWLCWSEFPLKAIPDDLTLENLIVLDMRYSSLQQFSEEVKSLKKLKFLYLSHSHKLIETPNFEGFPSLEKLKLKDCISLVKVHDSIGLLSHLQFLNLQDCVDLKNLPGSICALSSLKKLNVSGCSKLEELPEHLGSLQSLVLLLADETAISTLPETIGDLKNLEKLSLHGCRLIFSPRKCPPTRRGLPASLLELDLGHCNLSDDMIPSDLQGLPLLQNLKLCGNNFTSLPASIGSLPKLTRLWLNECKSLQCIPELQSSLQLLHAKDCLLLETINLKNFWGEGTLELDGCPKLKAIEGYFNLESLGIEIVEKYLGTCGLFTEDSLPSINVHVINNLTRAATISPLQALSEKSIYSIFLPMSDIPTWFSHQNEGDSVSLQVPPLDHGCKFSGFSISAVYAWENSSAPCFFCPIIAVTNRTKNFHWNYSPKITFFMREVEQDLMWLSCWSFENQVEGIDDEDMSWRFRDEMEEGDRLDVLIDMGFRIAVKRCGIHLLYHHSDLQGSRLNDIITISHSGSSRHHRRLLSSSFQWLTFNRPRITSSKDYWDDSFRRWSVKREEKTDGIPVVPLRRRHCDCCALLRCTKEKKDAFKLEIDPL; translated from the exons ATGGCTTCCAGCAACTCCAACTCCACCTCGTCAAAATGGCATTACGATGTGTTTCTGAGTTTTAGAGGTGCAGACACAAGGTCCGGTTTCACAGACCATTTGTATTCTGCTTTGTCTCGGGAAGGAATCCATACATTTAGAGATGCAAATGAGATCGATATTGGTGAAGAAATTGGACCGGAGTGTCTCCAAGGAATTGAAAATTCAAGGTTTTCTATTGTCATTCTCTCAAAGGGCTATGCATCCTCCCCTTGGTGTCTTGATGAGCTTGTGCACATCCTCAGATGTAGAAAAGAAGGCCATGGTGTTTGGCCTGTCTTTTATGACATAGATCCGTCTGATGTTGAAGAGCAAACAGGAAGTTTCGAAGAAGCTTTTGCTGAGcatgaaaagagtttcaagGATGACATGGATAAAGTGGAAAAATGGAGGGATGCTCTAAGAGAAGTTGCTTACTTGAAGGGTCTGGATCTACGAAAACATCTAGACGG GCATGAAGCTGAAAACATAGACCACATTGTCAAGGAGATTTCAGTTATACTTGATCGGACAATCTTAAGGGTTGCTATCCACCCAGTTGGCTTAGATTCTCGAGCAAAAGAAGTGATCTCCTTGCTAGATGATGAGTCAATAGATGTTCGCATAGTTGGTATAATTGGGATGGGGGGCATAGGCAAGACAACTCTTGCCAAGGAGGTTTACAATTTAGTCTTCAAAAGATTTGAAGGCAGCTGCTTTCTTGAAAATGTTAGACAGCAAATTATTTCCAATGGGATAGCCTACTTACAGAGACAGCTTCTCTCGGAtatcttgaaaagaaaacatgagaAGATATACAATGTTGATAGAGGATCGAAGGTGATAAAAGAAAGATTACGATGCAAGCGTGTATTCATTGTTCTGGATGACATTGAAGATAAACAGGAAGAACTGGATAAAATTCTCGGGAATCTTGATTGGCTTTACCCTGGAAGCAGGGTGATAATAACAACTAGAATTAAGAATCTGCTACAACCATCAAAGTTGTATCGACAATATGAGGTCAAGGAATTGAATGGCAGCGATTCTCTTCAGCTACTAAGCTTACATGCCTTCAACAAGCGCTGTCCCGATGAAAGTTACATGGATTCTGCGAGTAGAATCGTATCCTATGCAGGAGGAAATCCACTAGCCCTTACAGTTTTGGGATCAGATTTGTGTGGCCAAAACATTGATGTATGGAATAGCAgattagaaaaactaaaaatgattAGCCCCAAAGGTACTCACAGTATACTTAAAATAAGTTATGATTCTCTTGATGCTGCTGAGAAGTCTATATTTCTGGATATTGCATGTTTCTTCATTGGGTACAAAAAGGATTATGTCATGAGCATACTTGATGGCTGTGGTTTCTTTCCAATTGATGGAATCAATACTCTCACGAGGAGATGCCTTGTAAAGGTTGGCGCTAACAATAAGTTCTTGATGCATGATTTGCTTCGAGACATGGGAAGAGAAATTGTTCTCCAAGAATCTTTTAGGGATCCTGGGGAACGTAGCAGATTATGGGATAAAGAAGATGTTATTGATCTGTTAACTGACAGAACG GGTACAAAAGCAGTTGAAGGCCTTGTTCTAAGCCTGCAAGGATCAAAAAGCTCATTCCATACCAAGGCATTCAAAAAGATGAAAAGGCTAAGACTACTCCAACTCAATTTCATTTGCCTTACAGGAAACTACGAACATATTTCTAACAAATTAAGGTGGTTGTGTTGGTCTGAGTTCCCCTTGAAAGCTATCCCAGATGATCTTACTCTGGAAAATTTGATTGTTCTTGATATGCGCTATAGCAGTCTACAGCAATTTTCAGAGGAAGTAAAG TCtttgaaaaaactgaaattCCTTTACCTTAGCCACTCCCATAAGCTTATCGAGACTCCTAACTTTGAAGGCTTTCCCagtcttgaaaaattaaaacttaaagaTTGCATTAGTTTGGTAAAGGTTCATGACTCCATTGGACTTCTCAGTCATCTTCAGTTCCTGAATCTGCAAGATTGCGTGGATCTTAAGAATCTCCCGGGAAGCATCTGTGCTCTAAGCTCACTTAAGAAGTTAAATGTGTCAGGCTGCTCAAAATTAGAGGAATTGCCAGAGCACTTGGGGAGTTTGCAATCTTTGGTTCTGCTCCTTGCTGATGAAACTGCAATAAGTACGCTACCAGAAACCATTGGAGATCTAAAGAATCTGGAAAAATTATCTCTGCATGGTTGTCGTCTTATCTTCTCACCAAGGAAATGTCCACCAACAAGACGGGGTCTTCCAGCATCTTTACTGGAACTCGATCTCGGACACTGCAACTTATCAGATGACATGATTCCCTCTGATCTTCAAGGCTTGCCCCttcttcaaaatttgaaattgtgCGGAAACAACTTTACAAGCTTACCAGCCAGCATTGGAAGCCTTCCTAAGCTTACTAGACTTTGGTTAAACGAATGCAAAAGTCTTCAATGTATCCCAGAGCTCCAGTCAAGCCTACAGTTATTGCATGCAAAAGATTGCCTTTTGCTAGAAACCATCAACCTTAAGAACTTTTGGGGGGAGGGAACTTTGGAACTCGATGGTTGCCCAAAGTTAAAAGCAATTGAGGGATACTTCAACTTGGAGTCCTTGGGAATAGAGATTGTTGAAAAATATCTTGGAACTTGTGGCTTGTTCACAGAAGATTCCCTTCCAAGCATCAATGTCCATGTGATCAATAATCTGACGAGAGCAGCTACAATCAGTCCTCTCCAG GCTCTTTCTGAGAAATCTATTTACAGTATCTTTCTACCGATGAGTGACATTCCAACATGGTTCAGCCATCAGAATGAAGGTGACTCGGTATCATTGCAAGTGCCTCCACTTGATCATGGTTGCAAATTCAGTGGCTTTTCTATATCGGCAGTCTATGCATGGGAGAATTCTTCTGCACCTTGCTTTTTCTGCCCCATTATTGCAGTTACTAACAGAACGAAAAATTTCCACTGGAATTATAGCCCTAAAATCACCTTCTTTATGCGCGAGGTGGAACAGGATCTGATGTGGCTGAGCTGCTGGTCGTTCGAGAATCAAGTAGAAGgcattgatgatgaagatatGAGCTGGAGATTTCGGGATGAGATGGAAGAAGGGGATCGACTGGATGTCTTGATTGACATGGGTTTTCGAATTGCTGTGAAAAGGTGTGGCATCCACTTGCTTTACCATCACAGTGACCTGCAAGGTTCCAGATTAAACGATATAATTACTATTTCACATTCGGGATCGTCAAGACACCATAGAAGGTTGCTGAGTTCAAGTTTTCAGTGGCTGACATTTAACCGCCCTCGAATAACATCTTCCAAAGACTACTGGGATGATTCTTTCAGGAG ATGGTCAGtcaaaagggaagaaaagacCGATGGGATTCCAGTTGTGCCCCTAAGGAGAAGACATTGTGACTGTTGTGCTCTCTTGCGTTGCACTAAAGAGAAGAAAGACGCTTTCAAGTTGGAAATAGATCCACTATGA
- the LOC133690688 gene encoding small ribosomal subunit protein eS12-like, translating to MSGEEGAVAQTETPAVADVPPLGEPMDLMTALQLVLRKSLAHGGLSRGLHEGAKVIEKHAAQLCVLAEDCNQPDYVKLVKALCADHNVNLLTVPSAKTLGEWAGLCKIDSEGKARKVVGCSCVVVKDFGEDTEALNVIQQHVKAN from the exons TGAAGAAGGTGCTGTTGCTCAGACTGAGACTCCAGCTGTTGCTGATGTACCACCACTCGGTGAGCCAATGGACTTGATGACAGCATTGCAGCTTGTGCTGAGAAAATCTCTGGCTCATGGTGGGCTTTCTCGAGGTCTTCATGAAGGTGCCAAAGTGATTGAGAAGCATGCTGCTCAACTTTGTGTCTTGGCAGAGGATTGCAACCAGCCTGATTATGTTAAACTTGTTAAGGCACTTTGTGCTGATCACAACGTGAACTTGCTAACTGTTCCAAGTGCAAAAACCCTCGGAGAGTGGGCTGGT TTGTGTAAGATTGATTCAGAGGGGAAGGCTAGGAAAGTGGTCGGTTGCTCGTGCGTTGTTGTGAAG GATTTTGGGGAGGACACTGAAGCTCTTAATGTCATTCAACAGCATGTCAAGGCCAACTAA